A genome region from Akkermansiaceae bacterium includes the following:
- a CDS encoding ATP-binding protein: MSAEVLSFQVSPRLAEILGEGYSSTELALKELVDNAWDADSTEVRITVPAPMTADPIVISDNGSGMKTGELRQEYFMVARDRRLSKGEKTAKYGRKVKGRKGIGKFAGLMLADSMELQTTAGGNTSTIKIRRTDILAHHGDFENFPVTLSTEDADATAHGTTVRLSDFHQQLQFPNADKLREHLIREYGKADNFVIYVNDQALTYNDIPGEKFEHTVALPSGGTATVRVTVAEGKRKLPQKGLVVRINGKTCGKANFFGLEDDEVLPRKLIERCIGEIEIESNDENLVTADWGGLIESNLDTVALTEVIPDFLRRDLERARTVEVSTAKARYQKLLNQRLEKLPAFRRDFARRRLARVFEMFFHENEERFEAIIGVVLDTFDKDEYWVIIDKLSCARDSHVGDLAETLIEFGLVDTGIIGRQARARIAVLEELQTLINDNNTREDTIHRILESNMWIFEFAGRLISSNEAIKTIVERYLDGVYQGTRASKRPDLLAAGIFTGRHLIVELKRPSLFINRDHERQALEYKDDLQPQLQKIEILIIGKGRDPGIDPRNERDGIEVLSYTELISQAHARHEWLIRDLRSEQ, translated from the coding sequence ATGTCCGCAGAAGTTCTTTCATTCCAAGTATCGCCCCGGCTCGCCGAAATTCTCGGAGAGGGCTACAGTTCTACGGAGCTCGCTTTGAAGGAATTGGTGGATAACGCATGGGACGCTGACTCTACCGAGGTCAGGATTACCGTCCCTGCACCGATGACAGCAGATCCTATTGTGATCTCCGACAATGGCTCGGGCATGAAAACCGGGGAGTTACGTCAGGAATACTTTATGGTCGCTAGGGATCGGCGTCTATCGAAAGGCGAAAAGACAGCCAAGTATGGCAGGAAGGTCAAAGGCAGAAAGGGTATCGGCAAGTTTGCCGGACTCATGCTGGCCGACAGCATGGAGCTCCAGACAACTGCGGGTGGCAATACCTCGACGATCAAGATCCGCCGAACCGACATTTTGGCCCACCATGGAGATTTTGAAAACTTTCCTGTCACGCTCTCCACTGAGGACGCGGACGCAACCGCGCACGGCACCACAGTTCGCTTGTCGGATTTTCACCAGCAGCTGCAGTTTCCCAACGCGGATAAGCTGCGCGAGCATTTGATCCGCGAATACGGTAAGGCGGATAATTTCGTGATTTACGTGAACGACCAGGCGCTCACCTACAATGACATTCCGGGGGAGAAATTTGAACACACGGTGGCCTTGCCATCCGGCGGAACGGCAACGGTACGTGTTACGGTTGCCGAGGGTAAGCGTAAGCTTCCTCAGAAAGGTCTGGTGGTTCGGATCAACGGCAAGACCTGCGGCAAGGCGAATTTCTTCGGGTTGGAGGACGATGAGGTTCTACCTCGCAAACTCATCGAGCGGTGTATCGGTGAAATCGAAATTGAATCAAACGACGAAAACCTCGTCACGGCTGATTGGGGAGGCCTCATCGAAAGCAATTTGGACACAGTGGCGTTGACGGAGGTCATTCCCGACTTTCTCAGAAGAGATCTCGAAAGGGCTCGCACCGTCGAAGTCAGCACCGCCAAGGCGCGTTATCAGAAGCTTCTGAACCAGCGTCTCGAAAAACTGCCAGCATTCAGGAGAGACTTTGCCAGACGTCGTCTCGCAAGGGTTTTTGAAATGTTCTTCCACGAGAACGAAGAGAGATTCGAAGCCATCATCGGCGTGGTTCTCGATACCTTCGATAAGGATGAATACTGGGTGATCATCGACAAGTTGAGCTGTGCCCGCGATTCCCATGTAGGGGACTTGGCGGAAACGCTCATCGAATTTGGACTCGTGGACACCGGAATCATCGGGCGTCAGGCCCGCGCGAGAATCGCAGTGCTTGAGGAACTCCAAACGCTCATCAATGACAATAACACCCGCGAAGATACCATTCACCGAATTCTTGAATCCAACATGTGGATTTTTGAATTTGCCGGACGCCTGATCAGTTCAAACGAAGCCATCAAGACAATCGTCGAGAGATACTTGGATGGTGTGTATCAGGGAACCCGGGCATCGAAGCGCCCCGACCTGCTTGCAGCTGGCATCTTTACCGGTCGTCATCTCATCGTGGAACTGAAGCGCCCATCGCTTTTCATCAATCGAGATCACGAGCGCCAGGCTCTGGAGTATAAGGACGACCTCCAACCGCAGCTTCAAAAGATCGAGATCCTGATCATTGGCAAAGGACGTGATCCAGGAATTGACCCGAGAAACGAGCGCGATGGAATTGAGGTGCTTTCCTACACTGAACTTATTTCGCAAGCCCACGCCCGCCATGAGTGGCTGATTCGAGATTTACGCTCAGAACAATAG
- a CDS encoding GIY-YIG nuclease family protein, whose amino-acid sequence MRTRHISLKGTWEYSAPRLVKEGGLAVGQELALRREPDSKFDRNAVRVFRANSKLGYLPKNLSAEIVAYLDSGGRYSATVAHLGTRTKNGKSYPSIAVDLCLHGMPEHPGVDELEQAAASLKRIRGIYRISNSAEQKSYVGSSADVGKRLIKHLDDLLNGEHGNHLLSAAWIRHGAATFGFHLVEELKQGDLLDREAYHIRQLGTYPRGFNHSSDGQGKTAMPASKVAELKQQGAFRTVSRPYAAATQSASPLPPQASPSPSAARPPKGGSGCLILLAFAITLGTSIPLVAMLGSRQWLGRDMSNSPAIQKQVP is encoded by the coding sequence ATGCGCACACGTCACATCAGCTTGAAAGGAACCTGGGAGTATTCCGCTCCACGGCTCGTCAAGGAAGGTGGGCTCGCTGTAGGACAGGAATTGGCGTTGCGCAGGGAACCGGACAGCAAATTCGACAGAAATGCAGTCAGGGTTTTCCGAGCAAACAGCAAGCTTGGCTATCTCCCGAAAAACCTGTCCGCTGAAATCGTCGCGTATCTTGATTCCGGTGGACGCTACTCGGCTACTGTCGCCCATCTCGGCACGAGGACGAAGAACGGCAAATCCTATCCATCGATCGCTGTTGATCTGTGTCTCCATGGCATGCCCGAACACCCCGGCGTGGATGAATTAGAGCAGGCCGCCGCGTCTTTGAAACGGATCCGGGGCATCTACCGCATTTCCAACTCAGCCGAGCAGAAGAGCTATGTGGGGTCGTCGGCCGATGTTGGCAAACGGTTGATCAAGCACCTGGACGACCTCCTTAACGGCGAACACGGGAACCACTTGCTCTCGGCAGCATGGATCCGGCACGGCGCGGCGACCTTCGGGTTTCACCTGGTCGAGGAACTCAAGCAAGGCGATCTCTTGGATCGGGAAGCGTATCACATCCGACAGCTTGGCACCTACCCTCGCGGCTTCAACCACTCGTCGGACGGCCAAGGAAAAACGGCCATGCCTGCTTCCAAGGTGGCGGAGCTCAAGCAACAAGGCGCATTCAGGACTGTTTCCCGTCCTTACGCGGCAGCAACCCAATCAGCCAGTCCACTGCCACCCCAAGCCAGTCCATCGCCATCAGCGGCACGTCCACCAAAAGGAGGCAGCGGATGCCTCATCCTTTTGGCTTTCGCCATCACACTGGGCACCTCGATCCCGCTCGTAGCCATGCTTGGGTCACGGCAATGGCTTGGAAGAGACATGTCCAATTCTCCAGCGATCCAAAAGCAAGTCCCATGA
- a CDS encoding AAA family ATPase produces MKKKSPEDGNAPKKKATGKKTPAHPDKEETKAGGDDLEVSRGKSPTEGPPKITGGGIAKLRKPMRTGITKITIENFKGVADKVEIPIRPITLLFGANSAGKSTILQALLYLRELLEGRSPDTDRMMAGGASLDLGGFRDFVHGRLRGNRIRVGVEVRLDDDGLPNVGWDAEDPDDEPIAAELDGVREVSVDVCVEWSNENWKPYITHYQVGLDGEPFAAIRTRPGGESQLDVVNLNHPLVAIDDDGEATLFDELANAFNLNFAISPILDTRNDDVRGDQRLLLGSNATPDFGRGLPEKWAYPPLSDEQRVAATRSFNVLNRAMTGAGNVILSELRKIRYIGPIRRIPERNFQPVRSPGENRWADGSGAWDLLLGERMDLEWFEEEPFADLGLGVVPRYQSYFEVPNRSLLGMIIDRALERGEDDIDKLFPDDISDLDTIVRRSRVQLVREDSDLPMMPCDVGIGVSQALPVAIGAMAPGYRILAVEQPELHIHPAIQCNLGDLLAKQVIKDEGRTMLLETHSEHLILRMLRRIRENTEGTLDDDKPALVPEHLSVLWVEQHGGVVAIKPIPVNPQGDFDEEWPKGFFEERFDEYE; encoded by the coding sequence ATGAAGAAGAAATCACCAGAGGACGGCAACGCTCCCAAGAAGAAGGCCACCGGTAAGAAGACTCCGGCTCACCCTGACAAAGAGGAAACCAAGGCGGGTGGCGATGACTTGGAGGTATCCCGAGGAAAGAGCCCTACGGAGGGACCTCCGAAGATTACCGGTGGAGGCATCGCGAAGCTCAGGAAGCCAATGCGAACCGGCATCACCAAGATCACGATCGAGAACTTCAAGGGAGTCGCCGATAAGGTGGAAATCCCCATCCGCCCCATCACGCTGCTGTTTGGTGCCAACAGCGCCGGCAAGAGCACGATCCTTCAGGCATTGCTATACCTGCGGGAGCTGCTGGAAGGAAGGAGCCCTGATACGGATCGCATGATGGCGGGTGGTGCGTCGCTGGATCTCGGCGGTTTTCGTGATTTTGTGCATGGTCGCCTGCGGGGCAACCGGATCCGGGTTGGAGTTGAGGTTCGCCTGGATGATGACGGGCTTCCAAACGTGGGATGGGACGCAGAGGATCCGGACGATGAGCCCATCGCCGCGGAGTTGGACGGCGTGCGCGAAGTATCCGTTGATGTTTGCGTCGAGTGGAGCAACGAGAACTGGAAGCCCTACATCACCCATTACCAGGTGGGACTTGACGGAGAGCCCTTTGCCGCCATCCGAACCCGGCCAGGTGGCGAGTCCCAACTTGATGTGGTCAACCTCAACCATCCCTTGGTGGCGATCGACGATGATGGCGAAGCGACATTGTTCGATGAGCTGGCGAACGCCTTCAATTTGAACTTCGCCATCAGTCCCATCCTCGACACACGGAACGACGATGTGCGCGGTGACCAAAGATTGCTTCTCGGCTCGAATGCGACACCGGACTTCGGGCGCGGCCTGCCTGAAAAATGGGCTTACCCCCCGCTCTCGGACGAACAGCGTGTGGCGGCGACGCGGTCTTTCAATGTTCTCAATCGGGCTATGACGGGGGCCGGAAACGTCATCCTCTCGGAGCTAAGGAAGATCCGCTACATCGGCCCCATCCGCCGCATTCCGGAGCGCAACTTCCAACCCGTCCGCTCGCCCGGAGAAAACCGCTGGGCTGATGGCTCCGGAGCATGGGACCTGTTGCTGGGAGAGCGGATGGATCTGGAATGGTTCGAGGAGGAACCGTTCGCCGATCTTGGACTGGGAGTGGTGCCTCGCTACCAGAGCTACTTCGAGGTGCCGAATCGGTCATTGTTAGGAATGATCATTGATCGAGCCCTTGAGCGCGGGGAGGATGACATCGACAAGCTATTCCCGGACGACATTTCCGATTTGGACACCATTGTCCGGCGTTCAAGGGTTCAGCTGGTGAGGGAGGATAGCGATCTGCCCATGATGCCCTGCGATGTAGGAATCGGCGTATCACAGGCGCTACCAGTGGCGATCGGTGCCATGGCTCCCGGCTACCGGATTCTCGCGGTTGAGCAACCCGAACTCCACATCCACCCGGCAATCCAGTGCAACCTTGGCGATTTGCTGGCGAAGCAAGTCATCAAGGACGAGGGGCGAACCATGCTGCTGGAGACCCACAGCGAGCACCTGATCCTGAGGATGCTCCGCCGCATCCGGGAAAACACCGAGGGAACCCTCGATGACGACAAGCCGGCATTGGTGCCGGAGCACCTTTCCGTCCTGTGGGTCGAGCAGCACGGGGGCGTTGTGGCCATCAAACCCATTCCTGTGAATCCCCAAGGCGACTTCGATGAAGAGTGGCCGAAGGGCTTTTTCGAAGAACGCTTCGACGAATACGAATGA